A part of Terriglobales bacterium genomic DNA contains:
- the nadB gene encoding L-aspartate oxidase: MKNVPAETDFVVVGAGVAGMRAAIELASAGQVLVLAKLELTESATQYAQGGIAAALSDEDEIGLHLQDTLNAGDGLCNVDAARVLVEEGPERIEELIAWGTQFDRAGTKLAFTREGAHSRNRILHAHGDSTGQEIARALYFKAKSLHNVAFCEFEFATDLLLENGQVAGLTLLTEKGVPHPVLASAVLLATGGLGHVYRETTNPAVATGDGVGMAYRVGAEISDMEFVQFHPTALYLKAAARFLLSEALRGEGAYLRNEAMVRFMPKYHPMAELAPRDVVARAIAHELEVSRSKDPVVYLDLTHKNGEALKKRFPRIYQTCLQYNIDITTDLIPVRPAAHYAMGGVRTDLDGRTSLPRLFAAGEVACTGVHGANRLASNSLLEGLVYGARAGHSMQEQVKPASHATSEGSTGKPPAESAAVTNQPQSGKAAEEVIRHVQEIMWRDVGIVRSGDGLKKAISQLDHLRACLPRENTRRAHEAQNILQTGLLIARSALVREESRGAHYRIDFPSPNDARFKKHSIVQNDKIRFE, encoded by the coding sequence ATGAAAAACGTTCCCGCTGAAACCGACTTTGTAGTTGTGGGCGCAGGCGTCGCCGGAATGCGCGCTGCCATCGAGCTCGCCTCCGCTGGTCAGGTTTTGGTGTTGGCCAAACTCGAGCTCACCGAGTCCGCAACTCAGTACGCACAGGGAGGAATCGCAGCCGCGCTCAGCGACGAAGACGAAATCGGCCTGCATTTGCAGGACACCCTCAATGCGGGCGATGGGCTCTGCAACGTCGATGCTGCTCGGGTACTGGTGGAGGAAGGCCCGGAACGCATTGAAGAGCTGATCGCCTGGGGCACCCAGTTCGACCGCGCCGGAACCAAGCTCGCCTTCACCCGGGAAGGCGCGCATAGCCGCAATCGTATTCTGCACGCCCATGGCGATTCTACCGGCCAGGAGATCGCCCGTGCCCTCTACTTCAAGGCGAAATCCCTGCATAACGTTGCCTTTTGCGAGTTCGAGTTTGCCACCGATCTTTTGCTCGAAAATGGACAGGTCGCCGGCCTCACATTGCTCACCGAAAAAGGCGTGCCCCATCCCGTGCTCGCCTCCGCCGTTCTGCTCGCCACCGGCGGCTTAGGCCATGTCTACCGCGAGACCACTAATCCCGCAGTCGCCACCGGCGACGGTGTAGGCATGGCCTACCGCGTTGGGGCGGAAATCAGCGACATGGAATTCGTGCAATTCCACCCCACCGCGCTCTACCTCAAAGCTGCGGCCCGCTTCCTGCTTTCTGAAGCCTTGCGCGGCGAGGGCGCCTATTTGCGCAACGAAGCCATGGTGCGCTTCATGCCCAAGTACCACCCCATGGCCGAGCTCGCGCCGCGCGACGTAGTTGCCCGCGCTATCGCCCACGAACTGGAAGTCAGCCGCAGCAAAGATCCAGTTGTCTATCTCGACCTGACTCACAAGAATGGCGAAGCACTCAAAAAACGCTTTCCTCGCATCTATCAAACCTGCTTGCAGTACAACATCGACATCACCACCGATCTCATCCCCGTCCGACCCGCCGCCCATTACGCCATGGGTGGTGTGCGCACCGATCTTGACGGCCGTACCAGCCTTCCCCGCCTCTTTGCTGCGGGAGAAGTAGCCTGCACTGGAGTTCATGGAGCCAATCGCCTGGCCAGCAACTCTCTGCTCGAAGGGCTGGTGTATGGCGCACGCGCCGGCCACTCTATGCAGGAGCAAGTCAAACCCGCCAGTCATGCGACTTCTGAAGGCTCAACTGGTAAACCTCCAGCCGAGTCCGCCGCTGTAACCAATCAGCCTCAGTCCGGCAAAGCCGCGGAAGAAGTGATCCGCCATGTGCAGGAAATCATGTGGCGGGATGTGGGGATCGTTCGCAGCGGCGACGGCCTGAAGAAAGCCATTTCCCAGCTCGATCACCTCCGTGCCTGCTTGCCTCGCGAGAACACGCGCCGCGCCCACGAAGCTCAAAACATCCTGCAGACTGGCCTGCTGATCGCCAGGTCCGCTCTCGTCCGCGAAGAGAGCCGCGGTGCCCACTATCGGATTGATTTCCCTTCCCCCAACGATGCCCGTTTCAAGAAGCACTCCATTGTGCAGAACGACAAGATTCGCTTCGAATAG